The Listeria monocytogenes genome window below encodes:
- the mvaD gene encoding diphosphomevalonate decarboxylase has product MRATAIAHTNVALIKYWGKRDEHLILPANSSLSFTVDKFYTKTTVEWDEKLTQDTFILNNEQKTDAKVARFIDKMREEFGISAKAKINSENHVPTAAGLASSASAFAALALAGSSAAGRTDTKEYISKLARFGSGSASRSVFGDFVIWEKGELADGSDSFAVPFTNKLCDKMSLVVAVVSDKEKKVSSRDGMRLTVETSPFFEKWVSAAEIDLEEMKQAILDEDFIKVGEITERNGMKMHATTLGAEPPFTYFQPESLEIMDAVRELRKNGIPAYFTMDAGPNVKVICERVNENIVAEKLSGLAKNVLICHAGKEASVVSDEK; this is encoded by the coding sequence ATGAGAGCGACAGCCATCGCACACACGAATGTGGCGCTAATTAAATATTGGGGAAAACGCGATGAACACTTGATTCTACCTGCAAACAGTAGTTTATCTTTCACGGTAGATAAATTTTATACAAAAACAACGGTAGAATGGGACGAAAAACTAACCCAAGATACATTTATTTTAAATAATGAACAAAAAACGGATGCAAAAGTAGCTCGTTTTATAGATAAAATGCGTGAAGAATTCGGTATTTCAGCAAAAGCAAAAATTAATTCCGAAAACCATGTTCCAACTGCGGCAGGACTAGCTTCATCGGCTTCTGCATTTGCAGCTCTCGCGCTTGCTGGATCTAGCGCTGCTGGTAGAACAGACACAAAAGAATATATTTCCAAACTGGCTCGTTTCGGGTCTGGTTCTGCTTCTCGTTCCGTTTTCGGCGATTTTGTCATTTGGGAAAAAGGGGAGCTTGCAGATGGTAGTGATTCTTTTGCCGTTCCATTCACGAATAAATTATGTGACAAAATGTCTCTTGTAGTCGCAGTCGTTTCAGACAAAGAAAAGAAAGTTTCCAGTCGTGATGGAATGCGTCTAACCGTTGAAACATCTCCTTTTTTCGAAAAATGGGTTTCTGCTGCTGAAATAGACTTAGAAGAAATGAAACAAGCTATTTTAGACGAAGATTTCATCAAAGTGGGCGAAATTACCGAACGAAACGGAATGAAAATGCATGCGACAACGCTTGGTGCAGAGCCACCGTTTACTTATTTTCAACCAGAGTCACTCGAAATAATGGATGCTGTTAGAGAACTACGCAAAAATGGTATACCTGCCTATTTCACAATGGATGCTGGACCAAATGTTAAAGTTATTTGTGAGCGTGTAAATGAAAATATCGTAGCAGAGAAGTTGTCAGGTTTGGCTAAAAACGTTCTAATTTGCCACGCCGGTAAGGAAGCGAGTGTTGTATCAGATGAAAAATAA
- a CDS encoding phosphomevalonate kinase: MYQMKNKLQVKIPGKLYVAGEYAVVESGHTAILTAVNRYITLTLEDSERNELWIPHYENPVSWPVGGELKPDGEHWTFTAEAINIATTFLKSEGIELTPVKMVIETELIDQSGAKYGLGSSAAATVAVINALMTKFYPEISMLKKFKLAALSHLVVQGNGSCGDIASCMYGGWIAYTTFDQEWVKHRLAYKSLEWFMKEPWPMLQIETLEEPVPTFSVGWTGTPVSTGKLVSQIHAFKQEDSKNYQHFLTRNNEIMKQIIQAFHTKDEELLYSAIKENRRILQELGTKAGVNIETSLLKELADSAENMGGAGKSSGSGGGDCGIAFSETKELAEKLVNEWEKLGIKHLPFHTGRVQITE, encoded by the coding sequence TTGTATCAGATGAAAAATAAACTACAAGTTAAAATACCCGGAAAATTATATGTTGCTGGTGAATATGCAGTCGTAGAATCCGGTCATACAGCTATTCTAACTGCGGTTAATCGTTATATAACACTAACACTAGAGGATAGCGAGCGCAATGAATTATGGATTCCTCATTATGAAAATCCAGTTTCATGGCCAGTTGGCGGCGAACTTAAACCAGACGGGGAACATTGGACTTTTACAGCTGAAGCAATTAATATCGCGACTACTTTTCTAAAATCAGAAGGTATAGAACTAACTCCTGTGAAAATGGTCATTGAAACAGAATTAATCGACCAATCTGGCGCAAAATATGGACTCGGTTCTAGCGCAGCGGCGACGGTTGCTGTAATCAACGCGTTAATGACGAAATTTTATCCAGAAATATCAATGCTTAAAAAATTCAAACTAGCTGCCCTTTCACATTTAGTTGTGCAAGGTAATGGCTCTTGTGGCGATATTGCCTCTTGTATGTACGGTGGATGGATTGCTTATACGACATTTGATCAAGAATGGGTGAAGCATCGTTTAGCTTATAAATCACTCGAATGGTTTATGAAAGAGCCGTGGCCCATGCTTCAAATCGAAACATTAGAAGAACCAGTACCGACTTTTTCTGTTGGCTGGACGGGCACACCTGTAAGTACCGGAAAATTAGTTTCGCAAATTCATGCTTTTAAACAAGAAGATAGCAAGAATTATCAACATTTTTTAACTAGAAATAACGAGATTATGAAGCAAATAATTCAAGCTTTCCATACGAAAGATGAGGAATTGCTTTATTCAGCTATTAAAGAAAATCGTCGCATTCTCCAAGAACTTGGAACAAAAGCTGGCGTAAATATTGAAACAAGCTTGCTAAAAGAACTCGCGGACTCAGCTGAAAACATGGGCGGCGCAGGAAAATCATCTGGTTCTGGTGGCGGAGATTGTGGAATAGCTTTCTCGGAAACGAAAGAACTAGCCGAAAAATTAGTGAATGAGTGGGAAAAGCTTGGTATTAAGCATTTACCTTTCCATACGGGGAGAGTTCAAATTACTGAATAG
- the mvk gene encoding mevalonate kinase translates to MATGIGTAKMILCGEHAVVYGEPAISVPFTQAVVTTNVENSTKTKFSSAFFSGDLDDMPDFLAGIKALVVDILNEIGKGECVSIHVVSGVPIGRGLGSSAAVATSIARGLYKYFNQELDSKKLLAIVNAAEKIAHGNASGVDAITVVSEKPVWYERDRKLEIMHFPKKITFVVADTGVPSETRDAVKDVQVLYKKNQAEIGKIIHQLGNISREIKTHLEGDADTVKIGAAMNKAQSYLETLTVSDSSLEKLIEVARSSGADGAKLTGGGRGGCIIAVAKNQEIAEQITKALHNAGAAQEWIFTIGEGSYESDSHRTHECGAN, encoded by the coding sequence TTGGCTACAGGCATTGGGACAGCTAAAATGATATTATGCGGAGAACATGCAGTTGTATACGGAGAACCGGCAATTTCAGTCCCATTTACACAGGCAGTTGTAACGACAAATGTAGAAAATTCTACAAAAACCAAATTTTCTTCGGCATTTTTTTCAGGTGATTTAGATGATATGCCTGATTTCTTAGCAGGAATCAAAGCATTAGTTGTAGATATTTTAAATGAAATTGGAAAAGGCGAATGCGTTTCTATCCATGTGGTTTCAGGCGTTCCGATTGGACGAGGATTAGGTTCAAGTGCCGCTGTAGCAACAAGTATTGCACGCGGCTTATATAAATATTTTAATCAAGAATTAGACTCGAAAAAATTATTAGCCATTGTGAATGCGGCAGAAAAAATTGCTCATGGCAATGCTAGTGGTGTTGATGCTATTACGGTTGTAAGTGAAAAACCAGTATGGTATGAACGAGATCGAAAACTAGAAATCATGCACTTTCCAAAAAAAATCACGTTCGTAGTAGCGGATACTGGAGTTCCAAGTGAAACCAGAGACGCGGTGAAGGATGTTCAAGTTTTATATAAAAAAAATCAAGCTGAAATCGGGAAAATAATCCACCAACTTGGCAATATTTCCCGGGAAATAAAGACGCATTTAGAAGGCGATGCAGATACTGTGAAAATAGGCGCTGCAATGAATAAGGCACAATCTTATTTAGAAACTTTGACAGTTAGCGACAGTAGTTTAGAGAAATTAATTGAAGTAGCTAGAAGTAGTGGTGCAGACGGGGCAAAACTTACAGGTGGCGGTAGAGGTGGATGTATTATCGCTGTAGCAAAAAATCAAGAAATCGCTGAACAAATAACGAAGGCGCTTCATAATGCTGGAGCTGCACAAGAATGGATTTTTACGATTGGAGAAGGTAGTTATGAGAGCGACAGCCATCGCACACACGAATGTGGCGCTAATTAA
- the qoxA gene encoding cytochrome aa3 quinol oxidase subunit II, with product MSKVLKSLLLTALLGVTGLISGCGDLTVLNPKGPVAKGQSDLIIYSIIFMLVIVLTIFVLFTIMLVKYRERKDISNYEPDMHGSKKLEIFWTLIPVAIVIALAIPTVKTIYAGEEAPKVTSHKDPIVIYATSADWKWIFSYPDESIETVNYVNIPTDRPVLFKLTSADTMTSFWVPQLGGQKYAMSGMTMNLYLQADEVGTYKGRNANFNGEGFADQRFDVVAQSEKDFKKWAKETKASSPVITQDIYDRLLIPGSSKKKTYSGTHLAFVDVAADPEYVFYAYKRFGYEMTNPHNPNTKSTISDEPMLPVRPVTVTNPQFERHDMKPQIIKNGEGYHEDKHREDEMKKMEEDIQTNEFNKKESDDAGN from the coding sequence GTGTCAAAGGTACTTAAATCTTTGCTACTTACGGCACTACTTGGGGTTACCGGCCTTATAAGTGGTTGTGGTGACTTGACAGTACTTAATCCAAAAGGGCCAGTTGCTAAAGGTCAGTCGGACTTAATTATTTATTCGATTATATTTATGCTGGTTATTGTTTTGACGATTTTTGTATTGTTTACGATTATGTTGGTTAAATACCGCGAACGGAAAGACATTTCAAACTATGAGCCGGATATGCATGGTAGTAAAAAACTGGAAATTTTTTGGACATTGATTCCAGTGGCTATCGTTATTGCTCTGGCTATTCCGACTGTAAAAACAATTTATGCAGGGGAAGAAGCACCAAAAGTGACTTCGCATAAAGATCCAATTGTTATTTACGCAACAAGTGCAGACTGGAAATGGATTTTTAGTTATCCAGATGAGTCGATTGAAACGGTGAACTATGTAAACATTCCAACCGACCGTCCTGTATTATTCAAATTAACTTCTGCAGATACGATGACAAGCTTTTGGGTTCCGCAATTAGGTGGACAAAAATATGCGATGTCTGGCATGACGATGAATTTATATTTACAAGCAGATGAAGTTGGTACATACAAAGGTCGTAACGCAAACTTTAACGGCGAAGGTTTTGCGGATCAACGCTTTGATGTAGTAGCTCAATCTGAAAAAGATTTCAAAAAATGGGCAAAAGAAACAAAAGCAAGCTCACCAGTTATTACGCAAGACATATATGACCGTCTACTAATTCCTGGCAGCTCCAAGAAAAAGACTTATTCTGGTACGCATTTAGCATTTGTTGATGTAGCAGCTGATCCAGAGTATGTTTTCTATGCCTACAAACGTTTTGGTTATGAAATGACAAATCCGCATAATCCAAACACAAAATCAACCATTTCTGATGAACCAATGCTTCCTGTTCGTCCTGTGACAGTAACTAATCCACAATTTGAGCGTCATGATATGAAGCCGCAAATTATTAAAAATGGTGAAGGTTACCACGAGGATAAACACCGCGAAGATGAAATGAAGAAAATGGAAGAAGACATCCAAACAAATGAATTCAATAAAAAAGAATCGGATGACGCAGGGAACTAA